A genomic region of Aeropyrum pernix K1 contains the following coding sequences:
- a CDS encoding PIN domain-containing protein: protein MEFKRHQEFTKTLLNYKLLPNDAQIALTCKHYEIDTILTFNEDFKIVPWLKVIPQPSILILN, encoded by the coding sequence ATAGAGTTTAAGAGGCATCAAGAATTCACCAAAACCCTCCTAAACTATAAGCTCCTGCCTAACGACGCTCAAATAGCTCTAACCTGCAAGCATTATGAAATAGACACAATACTCACATTCAACGAAGACTTCAAGATAGTACCATGGCTAAAAGTCATACCCCAACCTTCTATATTAATTCTAAATTAA
- a CDS encoding DNA-3-methyladenine glycosylase family protein: MAKQYPGLRPGRSLRLYEAIIDSIIKQRIALKAALRIQSRLITSYGEHVSIGREVFYSFPDPERLISLSLDRLRRIGLTRMKAQAIKNIAMTEYEGRLPSVEEIEQAEELSSIVKELTRLKGVGPWTAELAIAQVHPLFPLGPRTDLAVRRGFKNYWGYRMRP, encoded by the coding sequence CCAGGGCGCTCGCTCAGACTCTACGAGGCCATCATAGACTCAATCATTAAGCAGAGGATAGCCTTGAAAGCAGCATTACGAATACAATCCCGCCTAATAACATCGTATGGAGAACACGTGTCCATCGGAAGAGAAGTCTTCTACTCCTTCCCCGACCCTGAGAGATTAATCAGCTTATCACTAGACAGGCTAAGGAGAATAGGGCTCACCAGGATGAAGGCCCAGGCCATCAAAAACATAGCAATGACCGAATACGAGGGAAGACTGCCCAGCGTAGAAGAGATAGAACAAGCGGAAGAGCTTTCCAGCATAGTAAAAGAGCTAACTAGGCTGAAAGGAGTAGGGCCCTGGACAGCGGAGCTAGCAATAGCGCAAGTCCACCCACTATTCCCATTAGGTCCCAGAACAGACCTAGCTGTGAGGAGAGGATTCAAAAATTACTGGGGCTACAGGATGAGACCATAG